The stretch of DNA ATGAACTCTAAAGTGTTCACAGATAAAATCAAATACGCTTTGATTGGTCCCCTTGTCCTAGCATAAAAGTGCATGAATATTCTAATATATTAAATTCCCAAATGATGAAAACTGGCTGTTCATAACTGGCTTCCAACCATTTGAACCACATGATATTTTGAAAGCCTTGAAATATCGCTGTTTGACAGCTCATGACTATTGTGCGAATGGTTCTAGGAGGTAAAACAGAAGAGTGACCCAGAGTAAAATGTACCCTTTGTAAATGACATTAAAAAAAGAGTTATGCTACATTTAGAAGATGATTCCTGTATTGAACAGGGGTCATCTTTTTTAAATGCCATTGATATCTATAATCATTGTAATAGGTCATATATGATTTGATTTCTCTTTTCAACTGTTTCAGTGTTTCGCAAGGTTTAATAAATGCCTCATCCTTAAAATGTCCAAAAAAGGATTCCTGAGGGGCATTATCCCAACAGTTCCCTCGTCTTGACATCGATTGTCCTATACCGTATTTCTTAACTAACTTTTGAAAAGTGGGGTTAGTATAATGAAAACCTTGATCCGAATGAATAAAGGATCCAATTTGCTAACTTTATTCTTCTATTATTTTTCAACTTATATAACGTATCTGTCGCCATATCTAATGTAATACGGTCAGAAACGTTGTAGGCTAGTATTTCGTTAGTCGAGCCGTCTTTAATAGTGGACAGGTAAGCTTTTTTACCTTTGCCATAAAATAAATAAGTAATATCTGTAAGCAACACCTTCCCAGGCTTATCCTGCTTAAATTGTTGGTTTAATAAATTAGGTAATACAGTGTGTTCCTTTGTTGCTTTAGCCATTCTTCGATATGGATTTGCTTTTCTAATTGGACAGATAATATTGTATTTCTTCATGATTCTACGGATCCGTTTTAGGTTATAAATGATTTTAAAATGACCTTTTAATGTCATTTTAATTTGTCTCACTTGGTCTTCCAGAGTTACCTTTACGTGTATCTTGAAGTCCATTTATTCCAGACTCTTTGTAGGCAACACGCCAACGATAAGCAGCCATTTCCATGCGTTTCTTACCGATAATATCTATATTGAAGCCTGATTCTTCGAAAATCTGTCTAGGTAATTTCCCATTTTCACGTTATATTATAAGTTTACGCTTAAATGCGTCTGTATAGGTGATTCCTTTTTCACTAACTGACTTCACAAATGGATTAGCAGCTAACTGCTTTATTTCTTTATCCCTCAATAACATATTACTCATCGTCAATCATTTCCTCATCCCAGTGTTTTTCTTCATTATACATAAAAGTACCCCATAGGGTAGACTCTTTTTTTAGTGTCTACTCTATAGGGTACATTTTAGAGCTCGACGATCGACACCCATTTCTATCCGATTATCATCAATACCAACTACACTTAAAAGTTCTGTCTCTATAAGTGTTTGGTTAGCGATATCATAATAAATCCGTTAATTGTTTTGTAGCTAATATTCAACTGACGGTTGACATAACTGATTGTGCTATCTTTGCACCTATCAAAAACGTGCTGCCGTATACTATAGGTTTGATTTTTATTCTGTGGAATGGAATCATGGATTCGCTGAAGACTTCCTGACGGTTCAAGCATCGACAACGCTTGGTATAAACCCATAAATATAACAGTGACAAATCAATATTGGATTTTACTCGCTATTTCCTCCATTTCTTGATGTAGGTCTGCTGAAAAGGTTTGCCAAGACATAGCGGTTTTTTAGCCAAATGTTGAATTTTAACACCAAATGACCATGAATCAGTAATAGTTGATAGTAAAACTTATGTTTATCTATTCTTCTTATATAAGGGTATCTGTGTATATTTAAAAGTATGCTCTTAAATAAGTCTTATCATTGTCAGGTAACGTTACCAGGGGGACCGAGAAAACATTTCCTGAACTGTGATAAGATTTTTTCCAAGATGCCACCTCTAAGACTATTTCATTAATGTATCCATTATATTACTACCAATCAAACGTTTTCACATAACCTAATTCGACTAGTAATTGCCCCCCAATTTGCTTGAAGTTTTCCTTATCTTGCTGCGAAAGTTGTTTTTCCCATCTATTCTTGGATTTTGTATATAACTTCTTAGACACCTGTTTTGTACTGGATTCTTCTGGTTCATAGCCTCGGTCAACTTGATCATAATTTAGAACTTCAGGGGACCATGGCTCACCAATAAAGTTTAGGACAGTTTGTATGATTTGTTCTGGTTGATTTATCAAGTCTTCATATTTAATAGTCAAAACATTATCTCTCAATTGCGGATGATTAGAATCATTTATAGCCTTATTAACAACTTGAGCCCAGTATTTGGCCGCATTTTTGATATTTTGAACATACCAGAGAGGTTTTCCTTGAAAATCCCGCCAATTCATCTCTACTAAAGATGATGCAACATCTCTACCATCCCTAACAACATGAATAAACTTTGCCTTGGGAAAGATATTGGCAAGTTCTTTCATGATTAATACATTGTGAGGGGTTTTCTCTATAATTCTATCCGCTTTTGACCAATTTTTGAATTTCCGAAAGAAGCCACTGACAAAGGTAGCGTATATATCATTAATATCACTTTTTTCTAAATGGTATGAATGCATAATTGAGGTTAGCTGATTCGTTTGGTTATATAAATCGGAGATCATTGGCAACAATTTCAACTCTGGACCTGAACAAAGGTTTGGATGTGCATTAAGCATCACTCTTAATAACGTTGTACCCGAACGACCCGCACCACCAACAAAAATTGGTGATTCTTCTTTTCCACTGTAATGTTCCGGAATAGATCCTGCAAGGCTTTCATTAATTTCAATTCGAGATTCTTTACACATCTCTTTAAGACCCAATATGTTGATCATTTCCTCATAAATAGTGTCAAATGAATAACTATTTTTCACTTTTTTAATTTGTTTCAACATTTGACAATAATTTGATTGAATGTCATCAACATTTTGTAATATTAATCCAGCATGTAATTGCTCATTTGAATGGACTAACTTTTGAAAACCAATGTAGTCCGCAAACTCCTTTATATTGTCATCTTTACAAATTGAAATAAAAGGCTTACCAACGGAAGCTGACAATACACTTACATCATTATCTGTATTAATGGTTAACAAAGATTGATTTATTAATCGCTTTAGTCGGTTCAAACTGCTTGTTTCTTCAATTATCGATAAACGATCTTCGGTGAATTTCTCACCGAAAAACTTAATGTATTTTCGTGCCTTTAAGTTTAGCGGGTTAAGAGTAATTAAATAACCTTTATTCAATAAAATTTGTATAGCTATTTCAAACTGTTCTTCGGTATGTTCGTCTAATTGTTGATCAATATTAACTAATATGTCCTCTGATTCATTCTTTTGTATTTCTATAGAATCTCTGGATAAAAACAAGGGATTGGCCAAAGTCCAAATGTCTTTATTTCTACTCTCTACTAAAGAAACAACATGATTTTTAGTTTTGTAATCTCTAACTGAAACAGCATTTAGATCTAATAAAAGCTCACTTAATTCATTACTTTGTTCTTCAATCTTATCTGTCGAGCCAAATCCTGTACACCAAGATACGATTGGAATATTGAAATTCGCTGCTCTATGATATATATTCAAAATTTCATTTAAACCAAAATACGGGCCTGAACCTATTATAATCAAATCATATTTTTCAATATCAAAATCATAATTTTCTTGAATAATGTATAAATCTATATTTATTTGAGCATTTATACGTTTATCTTGCAGAAAACGATAAAAAGACTCTTTAAAAACATAATAATACCATTCAACATTTGACTTACCTAGATCGGATACTCCAAGGTATAAAATTTTTTTTAATTCACTCATAGTGTACTAACATCCTTTAAATGATTGGATACAAAATTAGATTTAGGAAAGTAAACAGATGCTTTCTGAGTAATCTCCTTGAGTTTATCAAAATAATTGTTTTGCAGACATACCATTATTGATATTTCGTAAACTCTATAGTCATTTGGCACAATATTTTGGGCGTCTTTAAAAAAGTCTAACGCTAAATCATACTGCTTTTCTTTGTATAGGCTTTTTCCCATTTTTATTAATACTTCACCTATAACATTCTCCGGTAAATTATCATGCTCTTTCAAGTATTGATTATAGTATTCAACAGCTGAATTATAATTTTCATAGTGGAACAAAAGATCTGCGACTTCTTTATATATGTTTAATTCCGAAATAACTTCCGAAAACGAATCAATATTATTTTTACTCATCTGCAAATATTTATTGATAATATTTAATATTTCTTTTTTATCTATGGAAAGCAACTGATTATTTTTATAAAGACTATATTCAATATATCTCTTTAGTGAAGGGTTGGTAATCAAAGAATAATTCTCTAATAATTGTGGATTTTTCGATTGCTGAGATGCTATAATACCATAAATTGCATATTCATTGTTATAATTTTCAACATACAATTGTTTGAACGATTCTGCGGCAACTTCATAATCCCTTTTTAACAGCTTTAAAAAAGCTTTTTCCTTTTTTAAGTAACCACCCCCAGCTACACCAAATTGACTAATGTAATATTCAGCAAGTAAAGGATTACTTATAGACAACGCCGCTTTTATTAAATATAAAGTCTCTTTTTGATTTTTTAAATTGTAAACTTGTTCAACGAATGAAATGATGTCATCTTCTTTTTCACGTTTACCTAGGATGTGCAATAATTTTTTTAAGGACGAAAACTGAAATTTGTTTTGTTTTAAGGACTCAACGTAGTTACTCACACTTTTATGGAGATTATTAATTTCATAGTATAGGTCACCCAGAGACTTAAAGACAGTATCTAAATGTAAATGTGCACTTGACTGTGAATTCAACACA from Tuberibacillus sp. Marseille-P3662 encodes:
- a CDS encoding sulfotransferase, which translates into the protein MSELKKILYLGVSDLGKSNVEWYYYVFKESFYRFLQDKRINAQINIDLYIIQENYDFDIEKYDLIIIGSGPYFGLNEILNIYHRAANFNIPIVSWCTGFGSTDKIEEQSNELSELLLDLNAVSVRDYKTKNHVVSLVESRNKDIWTLANPLFLSRDSIEIQKNESEDILVNIDQQLDEHTEEQFEIAIQILLNKGYLITLNPLNLKARKYIKFFGEKFTEDRLSIIEETSSLNRLKRLINQSLLTINTDNDVSVLSASVGKPFISICKDDNIKEFADYIGFQKLVHSNEQLHAGLILQNVDDIQSNYCQMLKQIKKVKNSYSFDTIYEEMINILGLKEMCKESRIEINESLAGSIPEHYSGKEESPIFVGGAGRSGTTLLRVMLNAHPNLCSGPELKLLPMISDLYNQTNQLTSIMHSYHLEKSDINDIYATFVSGFFRKFKNWSKADRIIEKTPHNVLIMKELANIFPKAKFIHVVRDGRDVASSLVEMNWRDFQGKPLWYVQNIKNAAKYWAQVVNKAINDSNHPQLRDNVLTIKYEDLINQPEQIIQTVLNFIGEPWSPEVLNYDQVDRGYEPEESSTKQVSKKLYTKSKNRWEKQLSQQDKENFKQIGGQLLVELGYVKTFDW
- a CDS encoding TPR domain-containing glycosyltransferase; its protein translation is MRVTACVITKNEEKNLSFCLDSLQSSVSEIIVVDTGSTDNTIQMARKYNAKIYFFEWIDHFAKARNFALSKATGDWIIFLDADEYITKDSLQYFGQILREAQSQKCNLIFSLLTNYDKDRRVFQNTLPAIRIFKNDSDIKYKGAIHEYVYHRKAKAKSLNATKYIKIIHTGYSSSARLEKNKGERNLKLLLEELNKKPDDSDLCFYISEAYMMNNNLEKALDYAYLVNKYCNSKNIGIYEKNYLNIIGIKLNLKFSKSEVWDTLREALENKPDFPDFHFRAGELLMKDYHYHDAIQSFETGIQYLDNVLNSQSSAHLHLDTVFKSLGDLYYEINNLHKSVSNYVESLKQNKFQFSSLKKLLHILGKREKEDDIISFVEQVYNLKNQKETLYLIKAALSISNPLLAEYYISQFGVAGGGYLKKEKAFLKLLKRDYEVAAESFKQLYVENYNNEYAIYGIIASQQSKNPQLLENYSLITNPSLKRYIEYSLYKNNQLLSIDKKEILNIINKYLQMSKNNIDSFSEVISELNIYKEVADLLFHYENYNSAVEYYNQYLKEHDNLPENVIGEVLIKMGKSLYKEKQYDLALDFFKDAQNIVPNDYRVYEISIMVCLQNNYFDKLKEITQKASVYFPKSNFVSNHLKDVSTL